AATCGAGGTTCGCCCGCGCGTCGTGTTCGCGCTGCGCCACGAGCAAACGGCCGCAGGCGCTGTCGCGGCCCGCGATCGCGAACAACCCGCCGGTTGCGCCGTCCAGCCAATCAGCTTGAAGTTGCGCGCGCCCGGCGTGCTGGCCTTCCAGCCAGCCGCGCGAGATCAGTCGCGCTAGGTTGAGGTAGCCCGCATGGTCGCGGCAGAGCAGGGTGAGGCGATCGGGGCGCGTGGGATCATCGGGATTGGCGATCCATGCATCGCAACCGACGATCGGCTTGATGCCCGCCTTTTCGCAGGCTCGGTAGAACTTGATCTGCGCGAAAAGATTGGAGTCATCCGTCAACGCCAGCGCCGGCAGCCCAAGTTCCGCCGCGCGGCTGACCAGGTTCGCCTGTTTCGCCTTGGCCGGATCCCCATACTCCGGCTTCTCCGGGATGCGGATGGTCGAATCGCGCAGCGAATATTCGCTGTGGGTGCGCAGGTGGACGTAGCGGATCGGCATGACGGGATTCGTGGTATCCGTGCAAGCGTATTGTCGCCACGCGGGTGCGGCAAGCTTGTTTTTTTGCGGCGCGCGCTGCTCTCGTCAGTGCGAGGTTGGAGGCGCGGCCACCGTACTTGCAGTGTTGGCAACCGTGGCCGCCGCCGGCGGCGCGGGCTCGTTCATGAGTTTCGTGATTTCGGCGGCCAGCGGGGTGAGCATGTCCTCGTCGTAGCCGACGTGGACACTGGCCACGGTGCCGTCGCGGTGCAACAGGATCATGGTCGGAAGCGAGCCGCTCAGGCCGAATGACTTGTTCAACGCACCCGTCCTGTCCCAGGTCATGATCAAGCCCGGAAGTTTCGGCATCAGCAAATGGGCGGCGCGCAAAAAGACGCGATGATCTTCCTCGTAGTTGATCTCCACCACCTGCAGCGGATAGCCCCGCTCATTGGCGGTCGACTGCAACCCGGCCAGCACGGGCATCTCTTTCATGCAGTACCCGCACCACGTCGCCCAGAAGCTGATCACCACCACCTTGCCGCGCAAGGCCGACGCGCGCACTTGCTGTCCGTCGAGCGTCTTGCCCAAATCGTCCGGGGGAATGGAGCCCGGCGGCAACGCCTTGGCCCAGACGTGGCCGCACGCCAACGTCGCACAGAGAACCAGCAGGACCTTTCGCATCGCCGCCCCCTTTCGCTTCCGGGCATTGTGTCACAACGCGCTCAGCAGCTCCGCCTGGACGGGCGCGGGCGCTTGCTCCTGCTTCATCAGCTCGCGAACGGGCGCGAAGCTGCGCCGGTGTTCGGGGCACGGTCCGAGCCGTTGCAGCGCCTCGCGATGGCTGGGGGTGGGATAACCCTTGTGCTGGGCGAAGCCGTAACCGGGCCAGCGCGTGTCCAGCTCGCGCATCAGCCGGTCGCGGGTGACCTTGGCGATGATCGAGGCGGCGCTGATGGATGGTGCGATCGCGTCGCCGTCCACCAGTGCGCGCGCGGGGCAGGGCAACGCACGCGGCAAACGGTTGCCATCGATCAATGCAAAGCGCGGCGCGCAGGCCAGGCGTTCGAGCGCGCGCACCATGCCGACCATGCGCGCATGGAAGATGTTGATGCGATCGATCTCTTCGACGCCGACGGCGACGACGCTCCAGGCCAGCGCCCGCGCCACGATGCGCGCGTAGAGTTTTTCGCGCGTCGGCTCCGGCAGGATCTTGGAATCGTCCAGTCCGTTGATCCGCGCTGCCGGATCGAGGATCACGGCGGCGACCACCACGGGGCCAGCCAGCGGCGCACAACCCGCTTCGTCCACGCCGGCGACGTCCGCGGCTTCCGGCCAGCGGCGCAGTTTGCGCGGCGGCAGCGTGGCAAGCGTGGTGAAGTCGTCAATCGCCAAGGTCATGCAGGTTTCCGAAAACATACGCGCGGTACGAATCGCGCAGCGCGGCGTTGCGGCAGTCGAGGTCGTGGCCATCGCAGCGGTCACGCAACAGTGTATTGGCGACGAAGAACGGATCGCGCGGCAGGTTCGCGGCGTCCAGCAGCAGCGAGCCGAGGTAGGCGATGTCGAGCACCGGATAATCCTCGCGCCGGATCGGCAGGTTGAAACCCTTGAGCATGTAATACGTCGTGTATTGCGCGTCCGCGACCTGCGGCGGCACGGTTTTGGCGAGCGCGTTGATCGCGCCGTCGAACGAGGGCTGGTGGTCGCCGAAGTGCAGCAGCAGCACCGGCCGATTGTCGCTGCGCAGGAATGCTTCGAGCTGCGCCATCGCCGCGCTCGACATCGACACGCGTTGCAGGTAGTTCGTGAGGTTGAGGTTCAACCAGTCATCGAGCGCCGAATCGCCGGACGCGAGCTTGCCGGGGAACAGCGGCTTGTCGTAGGGCGCGGGCATTTCCTTGTACGGCGTCATGTGCGGCCCGTGCTGGTACAGCGTCAGCACGAACACGAACAGCGGCTTGCCGCCGGCCCTGGCCTTCTCGGTCTTGAACACGCGCTGGAGCGCGGCGAAAACCTGCGCGTCGGTCACGCCCCAATCCAGGTTCAGTTCCTGGCCGCCGTAGAACGCATCGAAACCGTAATCGGCGTACGCATCGCGGCCGTTCATGAAATCGCCGTCGGTCGGATAGATGCCGACCGTGCGATAGCCGTCGGCGTCGAGCAGGCGCGGCAGGGTGTAGCGGATGCGCGGCGCGAGGTTGAACGGTGCGTAGATGCCGGCGGGCCCGAACAGCGTGTGCGGCAGGCCGGACATGAACGCGAATTCGGATGTCCAGGTGCCGCCGCCCCAGGTGTGCACGTTCAGCCAGCCGTGCGCGATGGTGTTGGCGTCGGGCTGGAACATGCCGACGTCGCACAGCTTCGCGGTGCACGCGGTCAGCATGCGCGGATCGAAGGTGCTTTCCTCCAGCACCGCGACGATGTCGGGTTTTTGCCTGCCCGCGGGTCCGCTCGCGGCGAGATCGCGCCAGTCATCGCGCGTCGCGTCGGCCGGCGTGAAGGATGGTTCGCTCACGTGCGCGTTGCGGATCGAGGCGACGAAATCGGACACGAAACTCTCGTCGTTCATCGCTTCCCACATGCCCTTGTCGTACACCGACGCGAACGGGCCGCGCGGATGAAGCGTCATGGCCAGCAGCACGAGCGCGGCGACGATACCGCAGGCGCGCGCGCTGCGCGTTGCAACGCTCGGCTTGGGCCGGAGATCGCCGCGCCACAGCAGCACCAGCAGCAGCGGCACCAGAACCATGGCAGCCAGGATCGCCGCGATGAGGAACGGGTAGCGCAACAGCGTCTGCGCGATCTCGGCATTCGCGTAGTAGACGAGGTCCGGCGCCAGCAGCGGCGTCGACAGATACTGGAACTTCAGGTTGGCCGCGATCACCAGCAGCAGCATCGGCAAGCTGCCCGCGAACAACCCGAACGCAATGCGGCCGCTCGCCGCGATCGCGAACAGCACCAGACCGGCCAGGATCAGGAACGCGAATGCGCATTCGAGGGTGCTCTGCTCGTCCATCGGTCCGAACCGCAACGCGGCCAGGAAAACAGCCGTGGCCAACGCGAACAGCCAGGCGGGGCGGCAACGCCATGAGAGGAATCGCAATTGCGACTTCATGGCGCGGCCTCGTTGCGAGCCGCGAGCATGTCGTCGATCGCGCGCGCGGCGCTGGCCGCGGCGCCGCCACCCTTGTGCAAGGCGAGATGCATGCGCTCGAACGCGCGGATCAATTCATCGCGCTGGTGCTTGTCGCGGAACAGGGCGGTCACGGCATCGGCCAGTTTTTCAGGCGTACAGTCGCGCTGCATCAGTTCCGGCACCAGCATCCTGCCCGCGAGCACGTTGGGCAGCGCGTAGAGATTCGTCTTCAGCATACCGAAACCCTTGACCAGCGCGTGCGTGAGCGCCGCGATGCGATAGCCGACCACCATCGGGCGCTTCGCCAGCATGGCTTCGAGCGCGGCGGTGCCCGACGCCAGCAGCACCACGTCGGCGGCCACCATGGCGCGGTGGGCGTGGCCGTCGAGCAGCACGGGGGTCGGGACTCGGGACTCGGGACTCGGGAATGGTGTGGAATCTGGTGCTTTCAACGCGATGTCAGGGGCTGCGGCATTTGGTGTCGCGGTGACTGGCGCACTTCCTGCTTTTTCGAATCCCGAATCCCGAGTCCCGAGTCCCGATTTGCGCAACAAGCTCTCAAGCTGATCGCGACATCGCGCATTCGCCGTCGGAACCACGATCTGCAAGCCGGGGATTTCGGCTGCGATGCGCTGCGCCGCTTCCATGAAGATCGCGCCGAGCCGATGGATTTCCGACAGCCGGCTGCCCGGCAGCACCGCCAGCACCGGCGCATCGGCGGCCAGACCGAGTTCGCGCCGCGCGGCATCGCGGTCGGGCACGAGCGGGAACCGGTCCGCCAACGGATGGCCGACGAATCGCGCATCCACGCCATGCTTCGCGTACAGCGGCGGTTCCATCGGGAACAGGCACAGCACGGTGTCGGTGGACTTGCCGATTTTTTCCGCGCGATTTTCGCGCCACGCCCAGATCGACGGGCTGACGTAGTGCACGACGGGAACGCCGGCATCCTTCAACTTCCTTTCGAGTCCGAAATTGAAATCGGGCGCATCGATGCCGATGAACGCATCCGGCTGCAGCGCGATCAACCGTCGCGCCAGCGACGCACGCAGCCGCAGCAGACGCGGCAGGTGGCGCAGAACTTCGGCGAATCCCATCACCGACAGTTCGGCGATGTCGTGCCAAGCATCCAGTCCCGCCGCGCGCATGCGCGGGCCGCCCACGCCCACGAACTTCGCTTCCGGATGACGGGTGCGCAAGGCTTCGATCAACTCCGCGCCCAGCAGGTCGCCGGAATCCTCGCCCGCGACCATCGCGAATACGCGCGAGCCGGTGCGGGTTTCCATTCAACGCACCAGCGAGCGCTCGCTGCGGTCGATGAAATCGCAGAAAGCGCGCACGTCGTCGCTTGCGGCGGCTTGTTCCACCAGCGCCGCGCGCGCTTCCTCCAGCGTCTTGTGCGACATGTAGAGGGTGCGGTAGGCGCGCTTGATCGCGGCGATGCGCGGTGCGTCGAAACCGCGGCGCTTAAGGCCTTCGGCATTCACGCCGCGCGGCACCGCGAACTGGCCGGCGACGTAGATGAAGGGCGGCACGTCGCGGTTGATCGCCGAATACATCGCCGCGAAGGCGTGCGCGCCGATCTTGCAGAACTGGTGCACGCCGGCGAAGCCGCCCAGCACCACGTGGTCGCCGACTTCGACGTGGCCCGCGAGCGTCGCGTTGTTGGCGAAGATGGTGTGGCTGCCGATGTGGCAATCGTGCGCGACGTGCACGTAGGCCATGATCCAGTTGCCGTCGCCGATGCGGGTGGCGCCGCCGCCTTCGCCGGTGCCGCGATTGATGGTGACGAACTCGTGGAAGGTGTTGCCGTCGCCGATCACGAGCTCGCTGCGCTCGCCGTGGTATTTCTTGTCCTGCGGATCGCCGCCGATCGAAGCGTATGCGCCGATGCGGTTGTCGCGTCCGATCCGCGTGGGGCCTTGCAGCAAGGCATGCGCGCCGACGCTGCAGCCCGGCCCGATCTCCACTTCCGCGCCGATCACGGCCAGCGGGCCCACCGTCACGCCGTCGGCCAGTGTTGCGCCCGGATCGACGATGGCGGTCGCGTGGATGTTGGGCCGCGCCGCGCTCACCGCGTGGATTCCGCGCACATCAATTCGCAGGTGGCGGCCGGGCTGCCGTCGACCACCGCGGAGGCGGTGAAGATGCCCATGCCGCGGAGCAAGCGCTTCAGTTGCACTTCCAGCCGCAACTGGTCGCCGGGCACCACGGGTTTGAGGAACCGCGCGTTGTCAACCTTGGCGAGATAGAAGATGCGGTCTTCCCTGGCGGCGTGGGTGCCGGACAGGCCCAGCAGCAATCCCGAGGCCTGCGCCAGCGCCTCGACGATCAGTACGCCGGGCATCACCGGGTGGCCGGGGAAGTGGCCGTTGAAGAACGGTTCGTTGAGCGTGACGTTCTTGATTGCGACGATGCTCTTGCCTGGATCGAGTTCGATGACCCGGTCGACCAGCAGGAAGGGATAACGGTGCGGCAGGATCGCCGCGATCCGTTCGGCGTCGACCGGCAAGGCGACGGGGGTGGAAGAGGCGTTCATTCGTTGCGTCCCCTGTTGGATGCTTCAAGTTGTTTTTCGAGTGCGGTGATGCGGCGCGCCATGCCGTCGAGCTGGCGCATGCGCGCGGCGTTGCGGCGCCACGCGCGGTTTTCCTCGATGGGCGCGCCGGAAGAATAGGTGCCGGGTTCGCGGATGGAGTGCGTGACCAGGGTCATCGCGGTGATGGTAACGCCATCGGCGATTTCGAGGTGGCCCAGCACGCCCGCGCTGCCGCCGATCAGGCAGTTGCGGCCGATTGTCGCGCTGCCCGCGACGGCCGCACAGCCGGCCAGCGCGCTGTGCGCACCGATGCGGACGTTGTGCGCGATCTGGATCTGGTTGTCGAGGCGCACGTCTTCTTCGAGCACCGTGTCTTCCAGCGCGCCGCGGTCGATGGTGGTGTTCGCGCCGATTTCGCAATCATCGCCGATGCGCACGCCGCCCAATTGCGGCACCTTGACCCAGCCTTCGCGATCGCGCGCCAGGCCGAAGCCGTCGGCGCCCAGCACCGCGCCGGCGTGGATCAGCACGCGCCTGCCCAGCACGACGCGCGTCACCAGCGTGACGTGCGCGCCGAGGCGCGATTGCGCGCCAACAGTGCAATCCGGGCCGATCACGCAATGCGCACCCAGCACGGCGCCGGCTTCGATGACGGCGCGGGACTCGATCACGCAACCGGGTCCGATGCTGGCGCTGGCGTCGACGCGTGCGCCCGGGGCGACGACGGCGGAAGGATGGATGCCGGGCACGGGCGCGGGAGCGGTTTCGAAAAGCGCCGCGATGCGTGCGTAGGCGAGGTAGGGATCGTTTGCGATCAGCACCGGGACGGCGCTCGCGTCCGCATGCTCGGCGCGCAGCACTACCACGCCCGCCTGCGTGTGCGCGAGATCGGCGGCGTAGCGTGGATTGGCGAGAAACGCGAGATGCTCGCGTCCTGCGCGCGCCAGCGGCGCGACGCCGCGGATTGCGCGCGTCGCGTCACCGCGCGCTTCGAGTCCGAAGCGCCGCGCGAGCTCATCGATGCGATAGCCGGTGGATGGTTCCATTCGCCCCGTCGGAAATTACGCGAAGCCAAAAGCAAATGCCGTCCGCGAAGTACGCAAAGAAAAGCGAAGAAAGCGAAAAGCAAACCGTCCGCGAATGAATCCAAATCGACCCAGTGTCTTTATATCTGCTGTTGCAGAAAGGCACTGGATTCCCGCTTTCGCGGGAATGACGGCAAAAAAAGATGGCCTTTCCTTTGCGTTCTTCGCGTTCTTTGCGGACTGTTCTTGTTTGGCTCAGAACGTGCGGCCGAAGTAGAACTGCAATGTTTCCTCGAAGGGCTTGTCGCCGGGCTGGTCGCGGATGGGGCGGGCCAGGTTGATCACGATGGGGCCGACCGGCGCGATCCATTGCAGCGAAATGCCCGCCGAGGCACGCAGTTCCGACGCACTGAAATCGCCATAGCTGGAGTAGACGTTGCCGACGTCGGTGAACAGCGAGATGCGCGCCTTGTTGTTGTCCTTGAAGAACGGCAACACCAGTTCCGCCGAGCCCAGCACCTTGAACGCGCCGCCGACCGGTTGCGGACGGTAGTAGGAGCCGCCGTTGCACGTATTGCCGCCGGTGGCGATGGCGGTGGGATCGGGCTTGCCATTCGCGTCGATCAGGCCGGAGCAGATCCGCGGCCCCAGCGTGTTGTCCTGGAAGCCGCGCACGTCGCGCACGCCGCCGGAGTAGAAGTTCTGGTAGAACGGGAACGACATCGTGCGGATGACGCCGTCGGCGTCCGCGTATTGCACCGAAATGTCCTTGCTGCCGTAGGCCTTGCCATAGCCCAGCGTGCCGGAAAGATGGCCGACGAAGTTGAACGGCAGCGGGAAGTAGTCGCTGCTGGTCATGGTCAGCTTGTAATACGGCACGGTGCCGCCCGGCAGGCCGATTTCGGCGCTGATCTGCTGCAAGCCGCCGCGTGTCGGCTTGAAGAAGCTGTTGAGCGTGTCGTGCGCGTACGAAAGCGTCAGCGGCGTGCTGTGGATCGTGTAGTGGCCGACCTTGGCCATCTGGTCGAAGAACACGGCTGGGGTGTAGCCCGGGATCAGGTCCAGCCGCGTCTTGTTGATGCCGATGCCGGCATTGATGCTGTCCGTTTCGCTGATCGGGAAACTCAGGTAGGTGCTGAACGCGTCCGTGTCCGACAGGTAGGACGCGATGTTCTGCTCGCCCTGGTTCAACTTCAGCACGCTGGCGTTGTAGCCGATGCCGATGCCGCTGTCGGTGAGGTAGGGATCGAAGAACGACACCTGGTACTGCTTCAGGAACAGGCTCTTCGAGAACGTCGCCGACACGCTGTTGCCGGTCCCGAGGAAGTTGTTGTTGGCGATCGACGTCGAAAGGATGACGCCGGACACCTGCGAGTAGCCGACGCCGAACTGGAACTGGCCCGAGGATTCCTCGGTGACCTTGACGTTGAGGTCGACTTCGTCGGTCGTGCCCGGCACCTTGACGGTATCGATGTTGACGTCCTTGAAGAACCCGAGGCGCTGCAGGCGCACCTTGGAACGGTCGATCGCGGCCTGCGAATACCACGCGCCCTCGAACTGGCGCATCTCGCGGCGCAGCACCTGGTCCTGCGTGTTGGTGTTGCCCTTGAAGTTGATCCGGCGCACGTACACGCGCGGGCCGGGCTCGACGAAGAAGGTGAGGTCGACGGTGTGGTTCTGTTCGTCCACCTTGGGAATCGGCGAGACCTTGGCGAACGCATAGCCGATGTTCGAGAGCACGTCGGTGATCGCGTCGGCCGAGAGCTCGATGCTGTGGCGGTCGAACACCTCGCCGGGCGCGATGCGCAGCACCTTGCGCAGGGACTCTTCCGGCAACACCAGCGTGCCGAGCAGGTGGATGTCGGAAATCTTGAAGATGTCGCCTTCGTGGATCGCGGCGGCGATGTAGATGTTCTGCTTGTTGGGGCTGATCGTGACCTGCGCCGAGTTGATGTTGAAATCGGCGTAGCCGCGGTCGAGGTAGTACGAAGACAGCTTGGTCAGATCGCCCGAGAGTTTTTCGCGCGAGTACTGGTCGTTGTTCGAATACCACGACGTCCAGTTCGGCGTGCCGGATTCCCAGTCCTTGAGGATTTCATCATCGGTGTACGTATGGTTGCCGACGATGTTGATCTCCTGGATCTTGGCCGCCTTGCCCTCGTGGATCTCGATGTCGATGGCGACGCGGTTGCGGTCGAGGTTGGTGACGTGCGGTTCGACGGTGACGTTGTACTTGCCGCGGTCGTTGTATTGCGAAACCAGCTGCTGCTGGATCTGGTCCAGCGTGAGGCGGTCGAAGGTCTGGCCTTCGGCGAGGCCGGCCGACTTCAGGCCCTTCATCAACTGGTCGGTCTTGATGTCCTTGTTGCCGTGCACGGTGAGGCTGGCGATGGAGGGACGCTCCTGCACCTTCACCACCAGGATCGTGCCCTGCTGTTCCAGTTCCACGTCGTTGAAGAAGCCGGTCTTGAACAACGCCTGGATCGCCTTCTGCGCGGTGGCATCCGTCATCGTCTGGCCGGGCTCGATCGGCAGGTAGCTGAGCACCGTGCCGGCGGCGATGCGCTGCAGGCCCTCGATGCGGATGTCGCTGACGGTGAAGGGCTGGAAGGCATACGCCGCCATCGGGACGGACAGGGCGGCGAACAGGATCAGTGCGGCGACTCGTTTCATCGTCGATTCCGGAACTCAAAGGAGGTGGAGCGCAAACCGTGCATCGTACAGGCGCAGCCGCGCCCGGGAAAGCGAAGCCGTCAAGCGGCACCGCGCATGGGGCTTGGGTCCGGGCCCTTGCGCGGGGATGTTGCGTTCACTGGAAGATCCGCAGGATGTCGTTGTAGAAGGCCAGCCCCATCAGCATCACCAGCAGCGCCATGCCCATGTACTGGCCCGCGGCCATCGCGCGCTCGGACAACGGGCTGCCCTTGGCCAGTTCGATGAGGTAATAGAGCAGGTGGCCGCCGTCGAGGATCGGGATCGGCAGCAGGTTCATGATGCCGAGGCTGAGCGAAATGATGCCGAGGAAATACAGGAACCAGGCCGGTCCCATTTCGGCCGATGTCTGCGCGTACTGCGCGATGGAAATCGGTCCGGACAGGTTGGACAGCGCGGCCGAGCCCGACAGCATGTGGCCCAGCATCTTCACCGTGGTCGCGGTGAAGTCCCACGTTTGCGCGAACGCGTCCGGAATGGCCGCAAGCGGTCCGCGGCGGACCACGGTGTCGTATTTGGCCGTTGCAACCTTCGGGTAGACGCCCATTGCCCATATCTTGCCGACGCCTTCCACGGCCGTAAGACGTGGCTGCAGGCTCACAGCCAGACGTCTGCCGTTACGTTCGATCACGAGTGCCAGCGGACGATCGGGAGCACCATCTTTGCGCGTCGTTTCGGTAAGCTGATTCCAGTCGGCGATTGTGGTGCCGTCAATGCTGAGGACGCGGTCGCCTGGCTGCAATCCCGCGGCATCAGCTGCACTACTCCGATCGACCTTGCCGATGACGGCCGGCAACGTGTGCTGCAGCGGCGTCATCCCGATCTGGTCGAACAGGGTTTCGTCGCTCGGATGCGGCGGCAGCTTCTCCAGCTGCAATACGTGCGATTCGATCGCGCCGCGGGCGGTGCGCACCTGCACCGGCGTCGGCCGGCGCGTTTGCGCCGCGTTGGCAAGCGCCAGGCTGAGATCGGTCCAGTTGGAAATCGCCTGCCCGTTGACGCTCAGCACACGGTCGCCGCGCTGGATGCCGGCCTGCGCCGCGATGTGGGTGACGTCGCCGACCAGCGGCTGGAAGTCGGGCTTGCCGATCACCAGCATGGCCCAGAACGCCGCGACCGCGAAGATCAGGTTGAAACCGGGTCCCGCCAGCACGATGAGGAT
The genomic region above belongs to Rhodanobacteraceae bacterium and contains:
- a CDS encoding Ribonuclease HII, with the translated sequence MTLAIDDFTTLATLPPRKLRRWPEAADVAGVDEAGCAPLAGPVVVAAVILDPAARINGLDDSKILPEPTREKLYARIVARALAWSVVAVGVEEIDRINIFHARMVGMVRALERLACAPRFALIDGNRLPRALPCPARALVDGDAIAPSISAASIIAKVTRDRLMRELDTRWPGYGFAQHKGYPTPSHREALQRLGPCPEHRRSFAPVRELMKQEQAPAPVQAELLSAL
- a CDS encoding Capsular polysaccharide biosynthesis protein WcbQ, translating into MKSQLRFLSWRCRPAWLFALATAVFLAALRFGPMDEQSTLECAFAFLILAGLVLFAIAASGRIAFGLFAGSLPMLLLVIAANLKFQYLSTPLLAPDLVYYANAEIAQTLLRYPFLIAAILAAMVLVPLLLVLLWRGDLRPKPSVATRSARACGIVAALVLLAMTLHPRGPFASVYDKGMWEAMNDESFVSDFVASIRNAHVSEPSFTPADATRDDWRDLAASGPAGRQKPDIVAVLEESTFDPRMLTACTAKLCDVGMFQPDANTIAHGWLNVHTWGGGTWTSEFAFMSGLPHTLFGPAGIYAPFNLAPRIRYTLPRLLDADGYRTVGIYPTDGDFMNGRDAYADYGFDAFYGGQELNLDWGVTDAQVFAALQRVFKTEKARAGGKPLFVFVLTLYQHGPHMTPYKEMPAPYDKPLFPGKLASGDSALDDWLNLNLTNYLQRVSMSSAAMAQLEAFLRSDNRPVLLLHFGDHQPSFDGAINALAKTVPPQVADAQYTTYYMLKGFNLPIRREDYPVLDIAYLGSLLLDAANLPRDPFFVANTLLRDRCDGHDLDCRNAALRDSYRAYVFGNLHDLGD
- a CDS encoding lipid-A-disaccharide synthase, whose translation is METRTGSRVFAMVAGEDSGDLLGAELIEALRTRHPEAKFVGVGGPRMRAAGLDAWHDIAELSVMGFAEVLRHLPRLLRLRASLARRLIALQPDAFIGIDAPDFNFGLERKLKDAGVPVVHYVSPSIWAWRENRAEKIGKSTDTVLCLFPMEPPLYAKHGVDARFVGHPLADRFPLVPDRDAARRELGLAADAPVLAVLPGSRLSEIHRLGAIFMEAAQRIAAEIPGLQIVVPTANARCRDQLESLLRKSGLGTRDSGFEKAGSAPVTATPNAAAPDIALKAPDSTPFPSPESRVPTPVLLDGHAHRAMVAADVVLLASGTAALEAMLAKRPMVVGYRIAALTHALVKGFGMLKTNLYALPNVLAGRMLVPELMQRDCTPEKLADAVTALFRDKHQRDELIRAFERMHLALHKGGGAAASAARAIDDMLAARNEAAP
- a CDS encoding acyl-[acyl-carrier-protein]--UDP-N-acetylglucosamine O-acyltransferase, with the protein product MSAARPNIHATAIVDPGATLADGVTVGPLAVIGAEVEIGPGCSVGAHALLQGPTRIGRDNRIGAYASIGGDPQDKKYHGERSELVIGDGNTFHEFVTINRGTGEGGGATRIGDGNWIMAYVHVAHDCHIGSHTIFANNATLAGHVEVGDHVVLGGFAGVHQFCKIGAHAFAAMYSAINRDVPPFIYVAGQFAVPRGVNAEGLKRRGFDAPRIAAIKRAYRTLYMSHKTLEEARAALVEQAAASDDVRAFCDFIDRSERSLVR
- a CDS encoding 3-hydroxyacyl-[acyl-carrier-protein] dehydratase, FabZ form — translated: MNASSTPVALPVDAERIAAILPHRYPFLLVDRVIELDPGKSIVAIKNVTLNEPFFNGHFPGHPVMPGVLIVEALAQASGLLLGLSGTHAAREDRIFYLAKVDNARFLKPVVPGDQLRLEVQLKRLLRGMGIFTASAVVDGSPAATCELMCAESTR
- a CDS encoding UDP-3-O-[3-hydroxymyristoyl] glucosamine N-acyltransferase, with the translated sequence MEPSTGYRIDELARRFGLEARGDATRAIRGVAPLARAGREHLAFLANPRYAADLAHTQAGVVVLRAEHADASAVPVLIANDPYLAYARIAALFETAPAPVPGIHPSAVVAPGARVDASASIGPGCVIESRAVIEAGAVLGAHCVIGPDCTVGAQSRLGAHVTLVTRVVLGRRVLIHAGAVLGADGFGLARDREGWVKVPQLGGVRIGDDCEIGANTTIDRGALEDTVLEEDVRLDNQIQIAHNVRIGAHSALAGCAAVAGSATIGRNCLIGGSAGVLGHLEIADGVTITAMTLVTHSIREPGTYSSGAPIEENRAWRRNAARMRQLDGMARRITALEKQLEASNRGRNE
- a CDS encoding Outer membrane protein assembly factor YaeT, whose amino-acid sequence is MKRVAALILFAALSVPMAAYAFQPFTVSDIRIEGLQRIAAGTVLSYLPIEPGQTMTDATAQKAIQALFKTGFFNDVELEQQGTILVVKVQERPSIASLTVHGNKDIKTDQLMKGLKSAGLAEGQTFDRLTLDQIQQQLVSQYNDRGKYNVTVEPHVTNLDRNRVAIDIEIHEGKAAKIQEINIVGNHTYTDDEILKDWESGTPNWTSWYSNNDQYSREKLSGDLTKLSSYYLDRGYADFNINSAQVTISPNKQNIYIAAAIHEGDIFKISDIHLLGTLVLPEESLRKVLRIAPGEVFDRHSIELSADAITDVLSNIGYAFAKVSPIPKVDEQNHTVDLTFFVEPGPRVYVRRINFKGNTNTQDQVLRREMRQFEGAWYSQAAIDRSKVRLQRLGFFKDVNIDTVKVPGTTDEVDLNVKVTEESSGQFQFGVGYSQVSGVILSTSIANNNFLGTGNSVSATFSKSLFLKQYQVSFFDPYLTDSGIGIGYNASVLKLNQGEQNIASYLSDTDAFSTYLSFPISETDSINAGIGINKTRLDLIPGYTPAVFFDQMAKVGHYTIHSTPLTLSYAHDTLNSFFKPTRGGLQQISAEIGLPGGTVPYYKLTMTSSDYFPLPFNFVGHLSGTLGYGKAYGSKDISVQYADADGVIRTMSFPFYQNFYSGGVRDVRGFQDNTLGPRICSGLIDANGKPDPTAIATGGNTCNGGSYYRPQPVGGAFKVLGSAELVLPFFKDNNKARISLFTDVGNVYSSYGDFSASELRASAGISLQWIAPVGPIVINLARPIRDQPGDKPFEETLQFYFGRTF
- a CDS encoding Membrane-associated zinc metalloprotease, encoding MSDFLNILGSAWWMIVTLGILVTFHEFGHFWVARRCGVKVLRFSVGFGKPIKSWYGKDGTEYCVAWIPLGGYVKMLDAREGDVESEDLPREFTGKPVWKRILIVLAGPGFNLIFAVAAFWAMLVIGKPDFQPLVGDVTHIAAQAGIQRGDRVLSVNGQAISNWTDLSLALANAAQTRRPTPVQVRTARGAIESHVLQLEKLPPHPSDETLFDQIGMTPLQHTLPAVIGKVDRSSAADAAGLQPGDRVLSIDGTTIADWNQLTETTRKDGAPDRPLALVIERNGRRLAVSLQPRLTAVEGVGKIWAMGVYPKVATAKYDTVVRRGPLAAIPDAFAQTWDFTATTVKMLGHMLSGSAALSNLSGPISIAQYAQTSAEMGPAWFLYFLGIISLSLGIMNLLPIPILDGGHLLYYLIELAKGSPLSERAMAAGQYMGMALLVMLMGLAFYNDILRIFQ